The Mercurialis annua linkage group LG2, ddMerAnnu1.2, whole genome shotgun sequence genome contains a region encoding:
- the LOC126666717 gene encoding autophagy-related protein 8C-like produces MAKSSFKLEHPLERRQAESARIREKYPDRIPVIVERAERSDIPDIDKKKYLVPADLTVGQFVYVVRKRIKLSAEKAIFIFVKNILPPTAAMMSAIYEENKDEDGFLYMTYSGENTFGASFELQSC; encoded by the exons ATGGCCAAAAGCTCCTTCAAGCTAGAACACCCTCTCG AAAGGAGGCAGGCAGAATCAGCTCGAATTAGGGAGAAATATCCTGACAGAATTCCG GTTATTGTGGAGAGGGCTGAAAGAAGCGACATACCTGACATTGACAAAAAGAA ATACCTGGTTCCGGCTGATCTCACTGTCGGTCAGTTTGTTTATGTGGTTCGGAAAAGAATAAAGCTCAGTGCTGAGAAGGCAATATTCATCTTTGTCAAGAACATTTTGCCTCCTACTG CTGCCATGATGTCAGCAATTTATGAGGAAAACAAAGATGAGGATGGCTTCCTGTACATGACCTATAGTGGGGAGAACACATTCGGAGCATCATTCGAGTTGCAATCATGCTGA